The nucleotide sequence CCTGATATTTTTAAGCAAGATCCTAGTTTCTTAGATAATTCACCACTGACAACTTTAATTAATAAGTATTTAGATTGGCAATCTTTACAGCGAGGCAAACAGTTATACGTATCAGTATATAAAAGTAATGGTGGTATGTCCGATTTAATTGAATGTTTAGCCGCGATGCTTTCTTTGAAGGATACAGCACCATCTGATTTTTTGTGCTTACAACAACTGCAAGAGTATGAATGGAAAAATGCATTAATGGCATCTGCTGCTTTACCAATGTTGTATGAGAGTCAAAAAATAGGAGGAGAAACGTATACTGATGGTGGACAGGGAGGATGGAAAACGGTTCAAGGCAATACGCCTATTACACCATTAATTAATGCTGGATGTAATTTGGTACTTGTAAGTCACTTATCGGATGGTTCTTTTTGGAACAGGACGGTTTTTAATGAAACTACAGTAATAGAATTACGTCCTAGAAAATTAGTTGAAAGGGAGGGTATTCGAGACTTGTTGGCATTTAATGCACATAGCATTAACGATTGGATTGAACAAGGTTATACGGATACGGTCGCTTCTATTTCACGAATTAAAGATGCATTAAATAACCGTAATGAATTGAAAAAAAATATGTTTGAGCAAAAAAATGAAGAACAAAAGATGTTGGATAGTTCAAATAAGATGCAGGAAATGATGGATAAAATCAGAATGAAGTTGTAATAAAAAATAACCATAGGAAATGAGGTTTTACAGATGTTTCCATGTGCTAGTGTTTTTAGAATTTAGCTATATAAGTGTTTGATTTAATTGATTGTTTGTGGTTTCTAGTGGGGTAAAATTTTTAGCAATTTAGATCATTTAAGGGTATTTTGGTCACTTCATATTGGAAATTTTAGTCTATAAAAGTCACCTGTATTTTGGTGCTAATTTTCATGAGAAACAACAACATTATATAATTTAATATAATGATTCTTGATCCTCATGAAAATTTTTTATATTCAATTCAATAAATGAATATTATGCTCAATCCTATTTTGGATCATCTGGAGAGTCTCTGTT is from Acinetobacter lwoffii and encodes:
- a CDS encoding patatin-like phospholipase family protein, which gives rise to MTKILKTGLVLSGGGAKGAYHVGVVKALAEYRIEVDIISGASIGALNGALLATSSSMQEGYERLNEIWQSLIQQSPIKPQVKNLPIPYYLILLASFGLRLNAVPLMVVQKLLAHYRIGPDIFKQDPSFLDNSPLTTLINKYLDWQSLQRGKQLYVSVYKSNGGMSDLIECLAAMLSLKDTAPSDFLCLQQLQEYEWKNALMASAALPMLYESQKIGGETYTDGGQGGWKTVQGNTPITPLINAGCNLVLVSHLSDGSFWNRTVFNETTVIELRPRKLVEREGIRDLLAFNAHSINDWIEQGYTDTVASISRIKDALNNRNELKKNMFEQKNEEQKMLDSSNKMQEMMDKIRMKL